Proteins encoded in a region of the Neodiprion virginianus isolate iyNeoVirg1 chromosome 2, iyNeoVirg1.1, whole genome shotgun sequence genome:
- the LOC124298557 gene encoding uncharacterized protein LOC124298557: MFSNIERVRRTLICGPPELTETFMFEGAAHWAKQGSRVIYVTQNPIESLPPKYHDGPKPCVDTFQLIKFMYLPDHKSLMELLVELDTFASLPSALLIDKLDNYAEPTTWRGDYDVLLAKTCSFIIDAMNACSRILGKKVHVCASLRPETVGKVHFVYFDNVWKFSIDNNLADPIITLQKAFCTNGDRLFKFRSLEDRTVVLKQVLRFVDEH, encoded by the exons ATGTTTTCGAATATAGAACGTGTGAGAAGAACCCTGATTTGCGGTCCACCAGAATTGACGGAAACCTTTATGTTTGAG GGGGCTGCACATTGGGCGAAACAAGGAAGCCGCGTTATTTACGTAACTCAGAATCCGATCGAGTCTCTGCCGCCAAAATATCACGATGGCCCTAAACCATGTGTAGATACATTCCAATTAATCAAATTCAT GTACCTGCCGGATCATAAGAGCTTGATGGAGCTTTTGGTCGAGTTGGACACTTTCGCTTCCCTACCGTCAGCGCTGCTTATCGACAAGCTAGATAATTACGCCGAGCCTACGACTTGGCGGGGTGACTACGATGTGCTTCTCGCCAAAACGTGTTCCTTTATTATCGACGCGATGAACGCGTGTTCCCGTATTCTGGGAAAAAAAGTTCACGTCTGCGCCTCTCTCCGACCAGAAACAGTCGGCAAAGTACATTTCGTCTATTTCGATAACGTCTGGAAATTTTCTATCGACAATAACCTCGCCGACCCGATTATAACTTTACAAAAAGCGTTTTGCACGAACGGTGACCGGTTGTTCAAATTTCGCAGCTTGGAAGACCGGACTGTTGTTCTCAAACAAGTTTTAAGATTTGTTGACGAGCATTGA
- the LOC124298531 gene encoding serine/threonine-protein phosphatase 4 regulatory subunit 1-like isoform X1, with protein MADISYLQNEDLGDTDETVADKDDEEIGSEAEDCSSDEGVGVDGDEGGGADYPSALVKLQLEAASPTIFNRQMVGRVLVDIFRNAVDTGIQLPIEEIMIPIGKIAADPEATVRSELVEQVPHVAMICEEAPNRFRHVLPQHLLGIVIKYLRDDDNQVRKTAQAALLVLMERGLLEKEPIEELICPVVLELSFVNDPSVEIHTGAIALMCKMAPLVGRELTERLFLDRFAKLCSDDIFYVRKVCAANLADFCAAVSKESIETILLPRFIDLCTDDVWGVRKACAEVIMSVSCCVSLHHRQHTLAPVFAALLGDVSKWVRLSAFQTLGPFISTFAQQFTALAYNQYGEVVFTNQQGMELRYNKLSYSNPRTLNFCETSSFGCLSRKYDEYNDKFEVEFSPVSMVGSRNRDKDEDGFKPASESTVTEESGSSDDTDKFNPFLFYYISPDMPLDSDLVEAGRPTNSENGNAKEEAPSLDKKKENQPVSNDSVNNADDDVSGSVSVENSSQLLNDTIDVRDAYDERKNINQNANGNSGNKCNAAGDNYQCVVPQVLIDYFVSMTETTQVVQTDSEILQHCAFSFPAVALTLEKHNWPLLKDAYLSLASALPWKVRLTLASSIHEIALILGEDLAARDLVPIYDGFIKDLDEVRIGALKHLATFLKVLRPSERCQYLPRLNNFLVTDAEWNWRFREELANQLLEAVTLFNPYDVSKYIAPLSLHLLVDKIAAVRTVALALVTQIISHLSVDEALVTALVQELGHMLPRSVKWTRRQTYGILCSQLITNGAITADRFSKEMLPHLIDLSWDTVPNVRLAVARTLARNVATRGPEWQGGPEQAEAVKTKLKHLRQDVDRDVREHAILIRTQ; from the exons GCAAATGGTTGGGCGTGTACTCGTCGATATATTCCGAAATGCGGTCGACACCGGGATCCAATTACCAATCGAAGAGATTATGATTCCCATAGGAAAAATTGCCGCCGATCCAG AAGCTACGGTGAGGTCGGAACTCGTGGAGCAGGTGCCCCACGTCGCGATGATATGCGAGGAGGCTCCCAACCGGTTTCGGCATGTACTTCCTCAACATCTACTGGGAATTGTCATCAAGTACCTCCGAGACGACGACAACCAG GTTAGGAAAACTGCACAGGCCGCTCTTTTGGTACTAATGGAACGAGGACTGTTGGAAAAGGAACCGATTGAGGAGCTAATTTGTCCAGTTGTTTTGGAACTCTCGTTCGTCAACGATCCATCGGTCGAAATTCACACGGGAGCGATAGCC CTCATGTGCAAGATGGCTCCACTCGTCGGAAGAGAACTTACGGAGAGATTGTTCCTCGACAGATTCGCAAAGCTATGCTCAGATGATATTTTCTATGTAAGAAAAGTCTGCGCTGCTAATCTAGCTGATTTTTGTGCAGCCGTTAGTAAAGAGTCCATCGAAACGATACTG CTTCCAAGGTTCATAGATCTATGCACGGACGATGTGTGGGGGGTCAGAAAAGCATGTGCTGAAGTTATAATGTCCGTTTCGTGCTGCGTCTCTCTCCATCATCGACAGCATACTTTGGCGCCTGTGTTCGCTGCCCTTCTCGGCGATGTGTCAAAGTGGGTCCGATTGTCTGCGTTTCAGACACTTGGGCCGTTCATCTCTACTTTTGCTCAACAATTTACAGCATTGGCATACAACCAGTACGGCGAGGTTGTCTTTACCAATCAACAAGGCATGGAGCTGAGATACAACAA ATTGTCGTACTCAAATCCTCGCACGTTAAACTTCTGCGAAACCTCTTCATTTGGTTGTTTGAGCAGGAAGTACGATGAATACAACGATAAATTTGAAGTTGAATTTTCACCTGTGAGTATGGTGGGATCGCGAAATCGGGATAAGGATGAGGACGGTTTCAAGCCCGCATCGGAAAGTACTGTCACAGAGGAATCCGGATCTAGTGACGACACGGACAAGTTCAACCCGTTTCTATTCTATTACATTTCCCCGGATATGCCGTTGGATTCGGACCTTGTCGAGGCTGGCAGACCCACGAATTCGGAGAATGGTAACGCAAAGGAAGAGGCCCCTAGTTtggacaaaaaaaaggaaaatcaGCCCGTTTCCAATGACAGTGTAAACAATGCGGATGACGATGTGAGTGGTTCTGTAAGCGTAGAAAATAGCTCGCAATTGCTAAACGATACAATTGATGTGCGGGACGCTTACGACGAGCGCAAAAACATCAACCAAAACGCGAACGGAAACTCTGGTAACAAGTGCAACGCGGCAGGTGACAACTACCAGTGCGTAGTGCCTCAGGTTCTCATCGATTACTTCGTTTCTATGACCGAAACGACGCAGGTTGTCCAGACTGACTCGGAAATACTGCAGCACTGTGCCTTCAGTTTCCCGGCCGTTGCCCTCACCCTGGAAAAGCATAACTGGCCACTTTTGAAGGATGCCTATCTTTCGCTGGCAAGCGCGCTCCCATGGAAAGTCAGGCTCACCTTAGCGTCCAGTATTCACGAGATTGCGTTAATACTCGGTGAGGATTTGGCCGCGAGAGACTTGGTACCGATCTATGACGGGTTCATTAAAGACTTGGACGAAGTTAGGATAGGGGCGCTTAAACACTTGGCCACGTTTCTTAAGGTTCTCAGACCCTCCGAGAGATGCCAATACTTACCAAGActcaacaattttttggtCACCGATGCCGAATGGAACTGGCGATTCAGGGAGGAGCTCGCTAACCAGCTACTCGAAGCCGTCACTCTGTTCAATCCGTACGATGTTTCCAAGTACATTGCACCTCTCTCGCTTCATCTACTTGTCGATAAAATCGCAGCCGTTCGAACAGTCGCCTTAGCCTTG GTAACGCAGATAATTTCCCACCTGTCGGTCGACGAAGCTCTTGTCACAGCATTGGTGCAGGAACTTGGCCACATGTTACCGCGTTCGGTCAAATGGACGCGAAGGCAAACGTACGGAATTTTGTGCTCTCAGTTGATAACAAACGGTGCAATTACCGCCGATAGATTTTCCAAGGAGATGCTACCTCATCTGATCGACCTCTCGTGGGACACTGTACCAAACGTCCGGCTAGCGGTCGCTAGAACGTTAGCAAGAAACGTTGCCACCCGAGGAC CCGAATGGCAGGGTGGACCGGAACAAGCGGAGGCTGtgaaaacgaaattgaaacaCTTGAGACAAGACGTTGATCGCGATGTTCGCGAACATGCTATTCTAATCAGGACGCAATAG
- the LOC124298531 gene encoding serine/threonine-protein phosphatase 4 regulatory subunit 1-like isoform X3, with protein sequence MVGRVLVDIFRNAVDTGIQLPIEEIMIPIGKIAADPEATVRSELVEQVPHVAMICEEAPNRFRHVLPQHLLGIVIKYLRDDDNQVRKTAQAALLVLMERGLLEKEPIEELICPVVLELSFVNDPSVEIHTGAIALMCKMAPLVGRELTERLFLDRFAKLCSDDIFYVRKVCAANLADFCAAVSKESIETILLPRFIDLCTDDVWGVRKACAEVIMSVSCCVSLHHRQHTLAPVFAALLGDVSKWVRLSAFQTLGPFISTFAQQFTALAYNQYGEVVFTNQQGMELRYNKLSYSNPRTLNFCETSSFGCLSRKYDEYNDKFEVEFSPVSMVGSRNRDKDEDGFKPASESTVTEESGSSDDTDKFNPFLFYYISPDMPLDSDLVEAGRPTNSENGNAKEEAPSLDKKKENQPVSNDSVNNADDDVSGSVSVENSSQLLNDTIDVRDAYDERKNINQNANGNSGNKCNAAGDNYQCVVPQVLIDYFVSMTETTQVVQTDSEILQHCAFSFPAVALTLEKHNWPLLKDAYLSLASALPWKVRLTLASSIHEIALILGEDLAARDLVPIYDGFIKDLDEVRIGALKHLATFLKVLRPSERCQYLPRLNNFLVTDAEWNWRFREELANQLLEAVTLFNPYDVSKYIAPLSLHLLVDKIAAVRTVALALVTQIISHLSVDEALVTALVQELGHMLPRSVKWTRRQTYGILCSQLITNGAITADRFSKEMLPHLIDLSWDTVPNVRLAVARTLARNVATRGPEWQGGPEQAEAVKTKLKHLRQDVDRDVREHAILIRTQ encoded by the exons ATGGTTGGGCGTGTACTCGTCGATATATTCCGAAATGCGGTCGACACCGGGATCCAATTACCAATCGAAGAGATTATGATTCCCATAGGAAAAATTGCCGCCGATCCAG AAGCTACGGTGAGGTCGGAACTCGTGGAGCAGGTGCCCCACGTCGCGATGATATGCGAGGAGGCTCCCAACCGGTTTCGGCATGTACTTCCTCAACATCTACTGGGAATTGTCATCAAGTACCTCCGAGACGACGACAACCAG GTTAGGAAAACTGCACAGGCCGCTCTTTTGGTACTAATGGAACGAGGACTGTTGGAAAAGGAACCGATTGAGGAGCTAATTTGTCCAGTTGTTTTGGAACTCTCGTTCGTCAACGATCCATCGGTCGAAATTCACACGGGAGCGATAGCC CTCATGTGCAAGATGGCTCCACTCGTCGGAAGAGAACTTACGGAGAGATTGTTCCTCGACAGATTCGCAAAGCTATGCTCAGATGATATTTTCTATGTAAGAAAAGTCTGCGCTGCTAATCTAGCTGATTTTTGTGCAGCCGTTAGTAAAGAGTCCATCGAAACGATACTG CTTCCAAGGTTCATAGATCTATGCACGGACGATGTGTGGGGGGTCAGAAAAGCATGTGCTGAAGTTATAATGTCCGTTTCGTGCTGCGTCTCTCTCCATCATCGACAGCATACTTTGGCGCCTGTGTTCGCTGCCCTTCTCGGCGATGTGTCAAAGTGGGTCCGATTGTCTGCGTTTCAGACACTTGGGCCGTTCATCTCTACTTTTGCTCAACAATTTACAGCATTGGCATACAACCAGTACGGCGAGGTTGTCTTTACCAATCAACAAGGCATGGAGCTGAGATACAACAA ATTGTCGTACTCAAATCCTCGCACGTTAAACTTCTGCGAAACCTCTTCATTTGGTTGTTTGAGCAGGAAGTACGATGAATACAACGATAAATTTGAAGTTGAATTTTCACCTGTGAGTATGGTGGGATCGCGAAATCGGGATAAGGATGAGGACGGTTTCAAGCCCGCATCGGAAAGTACTGTCACAGAGGAATCCGGATCTAGTGACGACACGGACAAGTTCAACCCGTTTCTATTCTATTACATTTCCCCGGATATGCCGTTGGATTCGGACCTTGTCGAGGCTGGCAGACCCACGAATTCGGAGAATGGTAACGCAAAGGAAGAGGCCCCTAGTTtggacaaaaaaaaggaaaatcaGCCCGTTTCCAATGACAGTGTAAACAATGCGGATGACGATGTGAGTGGTTCTGTAAGCGTAGAAAATAGCTCGCAATTGCTAAACGATACAATTGATGTGCGGGACGCTTACGACGAGCGCAAAAACATCAACCAAAACGCGAACGGAAACTCTGGTAACAAGTGCAACGCGGCAGGTGACAACTACCAGTGCGTAGTGCCTCAGGTTCTCATCGATTACTTCGTTTCTATGACCGAAACGACGCAGGTTGTCCAGACTGACTCGGAAATACTGCAGCACTGTGCCTTCAGTTTCCCGGCCGTTGCCCTCACCCTGGAAAAGCATAACTGGCCACTTTTGAAGGATGCCTATCTTTCGCTGGCAAGCGCGCTCCCATGGAAAGTCAGGCTCACCTTAGCGTCCAGTATTCACGAGATTGCGTTAATACTCGGTGAGGATTTGGCCGCGAGAGACTTGGTACCGATCTATGACGGGTTCATTAAAGACTTGGACGAAGTTAGGATAGGGGCGCTTAAACACTTGGCCACGTTTCTTAAGGTTCTCAGACCCTCCGAGAGATGCCAATACTTACCAAGActcaacaattttttggtCACCGATGCCGAATGGAACTGGCGATTCAGGGAGGAGCTCGCTAACCAGCTACTCGAAGCCGTCACTCTGTTCAATCCGTACGATGTTTCCAAGTACATTGCACCTCTCTCGCTTCATCTACTTGTCGATAAAATCGCAGCCGTTCGAACAGTCGCCTTAGCCTTG GTAACGCAGATAATTTCCCACCTGTCGGTCGACGAAGCTCTTGTCACAGCATTGGTGCAGGAACTTGGCCACATGTTACCGCGTTCGGTCAAATGGACGCGAAGGCAAACGTACGGAATTTTGTGCTCTCAGTTGATAACAAACGGTGCAATTACCGCCGATAGATTTTCCAAGGAGATGCTACCTCATCTGATCGACCTCTCGTGGGACACTGTACCAAACGTCCGGCTAGCGGTCGCTAGAACGTTAGCAAGAAACGTTGCCACCCGAGGAC CCGAATGGCAGGGTGGACCGGAACAAGCGGAGGCTGtgaaaacgaaattgaaacaCTTGAGACAAGACGTTGATCGCGATGTTCGCGAACATGCTATTCTAATCAGGACGCAATAG
- the LOC124298531 gene encoding serine/threonine-protein phosphatase 4 regulatory subunit 1-like isoform X2, giving the protein MWIREEISEIFRRRIAVADKDDEEIGSEAEDCSSDEGVGVDGDEGGGADYPSALVKLQLEAASPTIFNRQMVGRVLVDIFRNAVDTGIQLPIEEIMIPIGKIAADPEATVRSELVEQVPHVAMICEEAPNRFRHVLPQHLLGIVIKYLRDDDNQVRKTAQAALLVLMERGLLEKEPIEELICPVVLELSFVNDPSVEIHTGAIALMCKMAPLVGRELTERLFLDRFAKLCSDDIFYVRKVCAANLADFCAAVSKESIETILLPRFIDLCTDDVWGVRKACAEVIMSVSCCVSLHHRQHTLAPVFAALLGDVSKWVRLSAFQTLGPFISTFAQQFTALAYNQYGEVVFTNQQGMELRYNKLSYSNPRTLNFCETSSFGCLSRKYDEYNDKFEVEFSPVSMVGSRNRDKDEDGFKPASESTVTEESGSSDDTDKFNPFLFYYISPDMPLDSDLVEAGRPTNSENGNAKEEAPSLDKKKENQPVSNDSVNNADDDVSGSVSVENSSQLLNDTIDVRDAYDERKNINQNANGNSGNKCNAAGDNYQCVVPQVLIDYFVSMTETTQVVQTDSEILQHCAFSFPAVALTLEKHNWPLLKDAYLSLASALPWKVRLTLASSIHEIALILGEDLAARDLVPIYDGFIKDLDEVRIGALKHLATFLKVLRPSERCQYLPRLNNFLVTDAEWNWRFREELANQLLEAVTLFNPYDVSKYIAPLSLHLLVDKIAAVRTVALALVTQIISHLSVDEALVTALVQELGHMLPRSVKWTRRQTYGILCSQLITNGAITADRFSKEMLPHLIDLSWDTVPNVRLAVARTLARNVATRGPEWQGGPEQAEAVKTKLKHLRQDVDRDVREHAILIRTQ; this is encoded by the exons GCAAATGGTTGGGCGTGTACTCGTCGATATATTCCGAAATGCGGTCGACACCGGGATCCAATTACCAATCGAAGAGATTATGATTCCCATAGGAAAAATTGCCGCCGATCCAG AAGCTACGGTGAGGTCGGAACTCGTGGAGCAGGTGCCCCACGTCGCGATGATATGCGAGGAGGCTCCCAACCGGTTTCGGCATGTACTTCCTCAACATCTACTGGGAATTGTCATCAAGTACCTCCGAGACGACGACAACCAG GTTAGGAAAACTGCACAGGCCGCTCTTTTGGTACTAATGGAACGAGGACTGTTGGAAAAGGAACCGATTGAGGAGCTAATTTGTCCAGTTGTTTTGGAACTCTCGTTCGTCAACGATCCATCGGTCGAAATTCACACGGGAGCGATAGCC CTCATGTGCAAGATGGCTCCACTCGTCGGAAGAGAACTTACGGAGAGATTGTTCCTCGACAGATTCGCAAAGCTATGCTCAGATGATATTTTCTATGTAAGAAAAGTCTGCGCTGCTAATCTAGCTGATTTTTGTGCAGCCGTTAGTAAAGAGTCCATCGAAACGATACTG CTTCCAAGGTTCATAGATCTATGCACGGACGATGTGTGGGGGGTCAGAAAAGCATGTGCTGAAGTTATAATGTCCGTTTCGTGCTGCGTCTCTCTCCATCATCGACAGCATACTTTGGCGCCTGTGTTCGCTGCCCTTCTCGGCGATGTGTCAAAGTGGGTCCGATTGTCTGCGTTTCAGACACTTGGGCCGTTCATCTCTACTTTTGCTCAACAATTTACAGCATTGGCATACAACCAGTACGGCGAGGTTGTCTTTACCAATCAACAAGGCATGGAGCTGAGATACAACAA ATTGTCGTACTCAAATCCTCGCACGTTAAACTTCTGCGAAACCTCTTCATTTGGTTGTTTGAGCAGGAAGTACGATGAATACAACGATAAATTTGAAGTTGAATTTTCACCTGTGAGTATGGTGGGATCGCGAAATCGGGATAAGGATGAGGACGGTTTCAAGCCCGCATCGGAAAGTACTGTCACAGAGGAATCCGGATCTAGTGACGACACGGACAAGTTCAACCCGTTTCTATTCTATTACATTTCCCCGGATATGCCGTTGGATTCGGACCTTGTCGAGGCTGGCAGACCCACGAATTCGGAGAATGGTAACGCAAAGGAAGAGGCCCCTAGTTtggacaaaaaaaaggaaaatcaGCCCGTTTCCAATGACAGTGTAAACAATGCGGATGACGATGTGAGTGGTTCTGTAAGCGTAGAAAATAGCTCGCAATTGCTAAACGATACAATTGATGTGCGGGACGCTTACGACGAGCGCAAAAACATCAACCAAAACGCGAACGGAAACTCTGGTAACAAGTGCAACGCGGCAGGTGACAACTACCAGTGCGTAGTGCCTCAGGTTCTCATCGATTACTTCGTTTCTATGACCGAAACGACGCAGGTTGTCCAGACTGACTCGGAAATACTGCAGCACTGTGCCTTCAGTTTCCCGGCCGTTGCCCTCACCCTGGAAAAGCATAACTGGCCACTTTTGAAGGATGCCTATCTTTCGCTGGCAAGCGCGCTCCCATGGAAAGTCAGGCTCACCTTAGCGTCCAGTATTCACGAGATTGCGTTAATACTCGGTGAGGATTTGGCCGCGAGAGACTTGGTACCGATCTATGACGGGTTCATTAAAGACTTGGACGAAGTTAGGATAGGGGCGCTTAAACACTTGGCCACGTTTCTTAAGGTTCTCAGACCCTCCGAGAGATGCCAATACTTACCAAGActcaacaattttttggtCACCGATGCCGAATGGAACTGGCGATTCAGGGAGGAGCTCGCTAACCAGCTACTCGAAGCCGTCACTCTGTTCAATCCGTACGATGTTTCCAAGTACATTGCACCTCTCTCGCTTCATCTACTTGTCGATAAAATCGCAGCCGTTCGAACAGTCGCCTTAGCCTTG GTAACGCAGATAATTTCCCACCTGTCGGTCGACGAAGCTCTTGTCACAGCATTGGTGCAGGAACTTGGCCACATGTTACCGCGTTCGGTCAAATGGACGCGAAGGCAAACGTACGGAATTTTGTGCTCTCAGTTGATAACAAACGGTGCAATTACCGCCGATAGATTTTCCAAGGAGATGCTACCTCATCTGATCGACCTCTCGTGGGACACTGTACCAAACGTCCGGCTAGCGGTCGCTAGAACGTTAGCAAGAAACGTTGCCACCCGAGGAC CCGAATGGCAGGGTGGACCGGAACAAGCGGAGGCTGtgaaaacgaaattgaaacaCTTGAGACAAGACGTTGATCGCGATGTTCGCGAACATGCTATTCTAATCAGGACGCAATAG